Proteins found in one Triticum aestivum cultivar Chinese Spring chromosome 4D, IWGSC CS RefSeq v2.1, whole genome shotgun sequence genomic segment:
- the LOC123100636 gene encoding UPF0548 protein At2g17695, with the protein MAWGGLFLSLSRPTPEQQKSCLAAAGGFNYDADLHGATHPKSPAALTTSEDTDRALADRGFSVNRSRVLVGSGADAFGHAKSALLSWKHLALGWAEAEPGTPVKIGVRFCICYKEVVPWVMFPLQIAYVTDDNYDGGKREKGGGGGVFAFGSGTLQGHLLAGEERFSVEVDAEERVWYEVVSFSKPAHPLSALCYPYVRLRQRHFARESGKAVLRHVAAACSTTTPRTQ; encoded by the exons ATGGCATGGGGAGGCCTCTTCTTGAGCCTGAGCCGCCCCACACCGGAGCAGCAGAAGTCGTGCCTCGCAGCTGCCGGCGGCTTCAACTACGACGCTGATCTCCACGGCGCCACCCACCCGAAATCACCAGCCGCATTAACAACCTCTGAAGACACCGACAGGGCGCTGGCGGACCGCGGCTTCTCCGTGAACCGGTCGCGAGTCCTCGTCGGCTCCGGCGCCGATGCCTTTGGCCACGCCAAGTCGGCTCTCCTCTCCTGGAA GCACCTGGCGCTGGGCTGGGCGGAGGCGGAGCCGGGCACGCCGGTGAAGATCGGCGTGAGGTTCTGCATCTGCTACAAGGAGGTGGTCCCCTGGGTGATGTTCCCGCTGCAGATCGCGTATGTCACCGACGACAACTACGATGGTGGCAAGCGCGAgaaaggcggtggcggcggcgtgtTTGCGTTCGGCAGCGGCACCCTGCAGGGCCATCTGCTG GCCGGGGAGGAGCGGTTCTCGGTGGAGGTGGACGCGGAGGAGCGGGTGTGGTACGAGGTGGTGTCCTTCTCCAAGCCGGCGCACCCGCTGTCGGCGCTGTGCTACCCCTACGTGCGGCTCCGGCAGAGGCACTTCGCGCGGGAGTCCGGCAAGGCGGTGCTCAGGCACGTCGCCGCCGCCTGCTCGACGACGACGCCGCGGACGCAGTGA
- the LOC123100637 gene encoding LOB domain-containing protein 42-like, with product MRASCNGCRALRKGCADDCTIRPCLTWIRGADAQANATVFLAKFYGRAGLLNLLAAGTDPALRPALFRSLLYEACGRVANPVYGATGLFTTGQWEACQDAVQAVFEGRRIPVPSGAVRHPGFVAAFDVRRHVPRPNVVPAPAQAPGPLGVSRAGRTMFKRAPSSSTDKPRISSGAKRGEHDADLERVPSHGESAGSHDHVEDDGVAVAVAVAVAVAAKQVMGESGDTEAEAASHVSQAEQNPPVPQLAREDDDEIGLELTLGFGPSTRVLRSPPARSDAASSSGAECGHIGLLLELPV from the coding sequence ATGCGGGCGAGCTGCAACGGCTGCCGGGCCCTGCGCAAGGGCTGCGCCGACGACTGCACCATCCGCCCCTGCCTCACCTGGATCCGGGGCGCCGACGCGCAGGCCAACGCCACCGTCTTCCTCGCCAAGTTCTACGGCCGCGCGGGGCTGCTCAACCTCCTCGCCGCCGGCACCGACCCCGCCCTCCGCCCGGCGCTCTTCCGCTCGCTGCTCTACGAGGCGTGCGGCCGGGTGGCCAACCCCGTCTACGGCGCCACCGGGCTCTTCACGACGGGCCAGTGGGAGGCGTGCCAGGACGCCGTCCAGGCCGTGTTCGAGGGCCGCCGCATCCCCGTCCCGTCCGGGGCCGTCAGGCATCCCGGCTTCGTGGCGGCGTTCGACGTCCGCCGCCATGTGCCCAGGCCCAATGTCGTCCCTGCGCCTGCACAAGCCCCCGGCCCGCTCGGCGTCTCGCGCGCTGGGCGCACCATGTTCAAGCGCGCGCCCTCCTCTTCGACGGACAAACCCAGGATCTCCTCCGGCGCCAAGCGCGGCGAGCACGACGCTGACCTCGAGCGCGTGCCGAGCCATGGCGAGTCGGCCGGCAGCCACGACCACGTCGAAGACGACGGCgtggcagtggcagtggcagtggcagtggcagtggcagCCAAGCAGGTGATGGGAGAGTCGGGGGACACCGAGGCTGAGGCGGCCTCGCACGTCAGCCAAGCAGAGCAGAACCCCCCAGTGCCGCAGCTGGCCCGGGAAGACGACGACGAAATTGGACTGGAGCTGACGCTCGGGTTTGGGCCGTCAACGCGCGTGCTGAGGTCGCCGCCGGCGCGCTCCGACGCGGCCAGCAGCTCGGGCGCCGAGTGCGGCCACATCGGCCTGCTGCTTGAGCTGCCGGTGTGA